TTCGCGAATAATTTCAGCCCTGTCTGCGTACTCCATATTATTGATCAACAGTGCCCCACCTTCACCACAGGTAAAGTTTTTGGTCTCATGGAAGCTTTGGGTCGCTAGACAGCCAAATGTTCCCAAGTATTTATTCTTATACTTGCCGAACAGACCATGAGCATTATCTTCAATCACGGGTATTCCGTACCGCCTAGAAATATCCATGATTGTATCCATTTCGCAACCTACACCGGCATAATGAACTGGAACGATCGCCCGAGTGCGAGGTGAGATCAGTTTCTCAAGTTTAGCCTCATCCATATTGAGCGTATCGGGCCTGATATCACTGAAAACGGGTTGTGCCCCCCGTAGAACAAAGGCATTGATAGTTGAAACAAAGGTAAAGGACGGGACAATCACTTCGTCACCAGGCTGGATATTTAAGAGTAGGGCTGCCATTTCCAGCGCATGGGTACACGAAGTCGTCAGCAGCACTTTGGGAACCCCTAGGTGCTGTTCAAGAAAAGCATGACACTTTTTTGTAAATGCTCCATCTCCAGATAGATCCCTATCCATGATGGTTCGCACGATGTATTCAAACTCCTTGCCCAAGGTTGAAGGCTGATTAAAAGGAATATATTGCATCTGTAGTCGTTTATCTATCTAGCTTATTTGCTTAAGATATTTGCTTAAGAGTTGAACTGAGTCGAACTAATGTTTATGTTTCTGTATACCAAACGTCCTTTGTGATTGATTGGCTCTTTAACTTTATTGAAATCTTATTGAAAATCTCCTAGAAAGGAAGCATTCGTGTTGGACAGACAAGCGGTGAATTTAGACAAAATTACAAGCAAAATTACAAGGTAGTTTAAATTAAATTAGATAAATCAAACAAAACTCAAGTCAAAAGATTTATTAGCTGGTTAGCTGGATTTGGTTTGTATTGTTGTGAATTTTATAGCCTTAATTAAACCTCATCCAACTAGTAAACCGATTCAGTAGTGATTTGGCAAGTAAAGTTTGCGATCTTAAAAAGGCAACTTTAGAGATTTACAGCCTTTCCCTGAATCATCAAGGACAGTTTTACATGGTTAGGATGGGGTTCTCCCCTTGGTGCGCCCCTTACCCTAGATCCCTCGCCCGCTCTGGGAACTGGCTGGGGTTGGGGTGAAGCGCCTTGGAGTTTTGTCAACCAATCAGGTATATAACCAGACTTTTGAGCAAATCTTGGGGAAGTTTTATTGGCATCGGACTATTAAAAGCTGCATTAACTTCTAGATTCTCTCTCAAAAGTTGTGCTAACTTGTGTATAGAGAATACATATAATATCGTCTTGCCTTATGCCTCAGTCGGGACGGCGGTACCGAAAGACAGCGATTTTGACTGCTCAAGGATTACAGAAGCTCGAAGCAGCAAAATCGGTTCACGTCGCTGGGAATCCTTATCCGCATCCTCGCACCTATACATTGGAAGCTTTAAGTGAACTGACGGGACTCTCACCCCACACCCTCAGTAAAATCCATTCTGGTAAATCAGGAGTCGATCGACGCACA
This DNA window, taken from Trichothermofontia sichuanensis B231, encodes the following:
- the rffA gene encoding dTDP-4-amino-4,6-dideoxygalactose transaminase, whose product is MQYIPFNQPSTLGKEFEYIVRTIMDRDLSGDGAFTKKCHAFLEQHLGVPKVLLTTSCTHALEMAALLLNIQPGDEVIVPSFTFVSTINAFVLRGAQPVFSDIRPDTLNMDEAKLEKLISPRTRAIVPVHYAGVGCEMDTIMDISRRYGIPVIEDNAHGLFGKYKNKYLGTFGCLATQSFHETKNFTCGEGGALLINNMEYADRAEIIREKGTNRSLFYRGQVDKYTWMDIGSSYLPSGILAAFLYAQLENYQRIQEKRRQIWQFYYENLCDWAEDHQVKLPTIPEHCEQAYHMFYMLLPSLDLRQALIAHLKSKNISSVFHYLPLHLSQMGRKFGGSQGDCPVTESVSDRLLRLPFYNELTESDQARVIESIRNFNFCL